One window of the Granulicella arctica genome contains the following:
- the modB gene encoding molybdate ABC transporter permease subunit — MDFAALLLTLRLAITTTVVLSAVAVPLAWWISSQRGFVKAIVQTVVALPLVLPPTVIGFYLLVALGPLTPFGRVWIHLVGHPLAFSFAGLLIGSLLYSLPFAVQPLVAGFSAVDPGYAEAASALGVGPWRNFREVVLPMVRGSVLTAMVLTFTHTVGEFGVVLMLGGNIPGATRTLSISLYDQVQDFDYAAANRTAGLLLGVAVMALLVIYMLPHRRRAGRGDFVA, encoded by the coding sequence ATGGACTTTGCCGCCCTTCTGCTGACGCTTCGACTGGCCATCACGACGACCGTGGTGCTGTCCGCAGTAGCTGTGCCGCTCGCCTGGTGGATCAGCTCTCAGCGCGGTTTCGTTAAGGCGATTGTTCAGACGGTGGTGGCGTTACCGCTGGTGCTGCCCCCTACCGTGATCGGCTTCTACCTCCTGGTGGCACTCGGGCCACTCACTCCATTTGGGCGAGTGTGGATTCATCTTGTCGGCCATCCGCTGGCGTTCAGCTTCGCCGGACTGCTCATCGGCTCACTCCTCTACAGCCTGCCGTTCGCTGTGCAGCCCCTCGTCGCCGGGTTTAGCGCGGTCGACCCGGGATATGCAGAAGCAGCGTCGGCTCTCGGCGTCGGTCCGTGGCGGAACTTTCGCGAGGTGGTGCTGCCGATGGTTCGCGGGTCGGTTCTGACGGCGATGGTGCTCACCTTCACCCACACGGTAGGGGAGTTTGGCGTCGTCCTGATGCTTGGCGGGAACATCCCCGGGGCTACACGAACGCTGTCCATCTCTCTCTACGATCAGGTGCAGGACTTTGACTACGCCGCCGCCAACCGGACAGCGGGTCTGTTGCTCGGCGTCGCCGTTATGGCGTTGCTGGTTATCTATATGCTGCCTCACAGGCGCAGGGCGGGCAGAGGTGACTTCGTTGCCTGA
- a CDS encoding ATP-binding cassette domain-containing protein, producing the protein MPESLLDVTMQHRVGSLALDVSFRLTGPWTVLFGASGSGKTTVLRAVQGFVQPYTGRIVIAAQVVTDRVAKVNLAPHRRQVRSAAQAARLFPGKTVRENVCFGAEPSIADEVLAICRLQEFAGAMPGTLSGGERQRVSVARAVASAATSGTLLLLDEPFGGLDLALRDALAIELRDWLRLRGVPVLSVTHDVGEVFLLGAEVIRLVDGRIVEQGPVEQVLAKERDRLLGQLGAGNLNTQSSPHV; encoded by the coding sequence TTGCCTGAGAGCCTACTCGATGTGACGATGCAGCATCGTGTCGGATCACTGGCGCTTGACGTGTCGTTTCGCCTGACCGGTCCATGGACCGTGCTCTTCGGCGCCTCAGGCAGCGGCAAGACCACCGTGCTGCGAGCTGTGCAGGGATTCGTGCAGCCGTACACCGGACGAATCGTCATTGCCGCTCAGGTTGTGACGGATAGGGTCGCAAAGGTGAACCTTGCTCCTCACCGACGGCAGGTTCGGAGCGCTGCACAGGCCGCTCGACTCTTCCCCGGAAAGACTGTTCGGGAGAATGTCTGCTTCGGGGCAGAGCCTTCAATCGCGGACGAGGTGCTGGCTATCTGTCGGCTTCAGGAGTTCGCAGGAGCGATGCCCGGCACACTCAGCGGGGGCGAGCGGCAGCGTGTGTCCGTAGCCCGAGCGGTAGCCTCCGCAGCGACGAGTGGGACGCTGCTTCTGCTGGATGAGCCGTTCGGCGGCCTCGACCTTGCCCTGCGCGACGCACTTGCGATCGAACTGCGAGACTGGCTCCGGCTGCGCGGTGTGCCCGTCCTCTCGGTGACTCACGACGTCGGCGAGGTCTTCTTGCTGGGGGCCGAGGTCATCCGTCTTGTCGACGGGCGGATCGTGGAACAGGGACCGGTAGAGCAGGTGTTGGCTAAGGAGCGGGACCGTCTGCTGGGACAGCTCGGGGCAGGAAATCTGAACACCCAATCATCACCGCACGTCTAA
- a CDS encoding UDP-N-acetylmuramate dehydrogenase — MLIQENVLLAPLTTLRIGGPARFFATATNPAELVEAVQFAGAHHLPIVILGGGSNLLVTDAGFNGLVIHNVLSSLPPITTIPQQNPLSIVASVAAGTDWDEFVLAICQLNFSGVECLAGIPGLIGGSPIQNIGAYGQEVAQTIHSVTALDLESLEFVTLPHEACGFAYRTSIFNTTHRDRYIVAAVTFRFDPTSRPALTYPDLQRHFAENPNPTPMDIYHAVRAIRATKGMLIDATAPDDPDTRSAGSFFKNPIVPLETLARIALALNLEEAKVPNWPTGQGTTKLPAAWIVERAGFHKGFALGPAGISSKHTLAIINRTGAATFADVAALRDAVRAEVLSRFSITLEQEPIQVGSLIGRAE, encoded by the coding sequence GTGCTGATTCAAGAAAACGTCCTTTTGGCCCCCCTGACAACCCTCCGTATCGGAGGCCCCGCCCGCTTCTTTGCGACCGCGACGAACCCCGCCGAACTGGTTGAAGCGGTCCAGTTTGCTGGCGCTCATCACCTCCCGATCGTCATCCTGGGTGGAGGCAGCAACCTGCTCGTCACGGACGCTGGCTTCAACGGCCTGGTCATCCACAACGTTCTCAGCAGCCTGCCGCCGATCACGACGATCCCGCAGCAAAACCCGTTGAGCATTGTCGCCTCGGTAGCTGCCGGGACGGATTGGGATGAATTCGTCCTTGCCATCTGCCAGCTTAACTTCAGTGGCGTGGAGTGCCTTGCAGGGATTCCCGGCCTCATTGGCGGAAGCCCGATCCAGAACATCGGTGCCTACGGGCAGGAGGTCGCACAGACCATCCATTCGGTGACCGCACTTGACCTTGAGTCCCTTGAATTTGTGACGCTGCCGCACGAGGCCTGCGGATTTGCCTATCGGACGAGCATCTTCAACACCACCCATCGCGATCGATACATCGTCGCCGCCGTTACGTTTCGATTCGACCCAACGTCTCGTCCAGCCCTGACCTACCCCGACCTCCAGCGGCACTTCGCCGAGAACCCGAACCCGACGCCAATGGACATCTATCATGCTGTCCGAGCCATCCGGGCGACCAAGGGGATGCTGATCGACGCCACGGCTCCCGACGATCCCGACACCCGGAGCGCAGGCTCCTTCTTCAAGAACCCCATCGTCCCGCTCGAGACGCTCGCCCGGATTGCCTTGGCACTCAACCTTGAGGAAGCCAAGGTCCCAAACTGGCCGACGGGGCAGGGGACGACCAAGCTTCCGGCTGCCTGGATCGTGGAACGCGCCGGCTTCCACAAGGGCTTTGCGCTCGGCCCTGCCGGGATCTCTTCGAAGCACACACTGGCCATCATCAACCGCACCGGAGCGGCGACCTTTGCCGATGTAGCAGCCCTTCGCGACGCAGTCCGTGCCGAGGTGCTAAGCCGCTTCAGCATCACCTTAGAACAAGAGCCGATTCAGGTGGGCTCCTTAATCGGACGTGCAGAGTAG
- a CDS encoding putative quinol monooxygenase — protein sequence MSLFGSSDNEAISSKISVIAQIRAKSGHEDEVRSMFEKIVGPSQKEAGCITYHLFEDKHYTGSFFTYEEWESEEALDTHLSTNKAGLDKAKAFLREELRISVLKLLA from the coding sequence ATGAGCCTGTTCGGCAGCAGTGACAACGAAGCCATCAGTAGCAAGATCAGCGTGATCGCTCAGATCCGCGCAAAGTCCGGACACGAGGACGAAGTCCGGTCCATGTTCGAGAAGATCGTCGGCCCCTCACAGAAAGAGGCTGGCTGCATCACGTACCACCTGTTCGAGGACAAGCACTACACCGGCAGCTTCTTCACCTACGAGGAGTGGGAGAGCGAAGAAGCCCTCGACACCCACCTCAGCACCAACAAGGCCGGGCTCGACAAAGCCAAGGCTTTCCTCCGCGAAGAGCTCCGCATCAGCGTCCTGAAGCTCCTCGCCTAA
- a CDS encoding BrxA/BrxB family bacilliredoxin, giving the protein MYPEIMLIPMREELTRAGLQEARDAAEVDTAVAQPGTTMLVVNSICGCAAGKMRPGVRLAMQHGTKPDHAVTVFAGQDREATERARSYFGGHPPTSPAIAILRDGQLVYLMQRSAIETSTAPAIAQELQRAFDTYCATTTA; this is encoded by the coding sequence ATGTACCCAGAGATTATGTTGATTCCGATGCGCGAAGAGCTTACCCGTGCTGGCCTGCAGGAAGCACGCGACGCCGCCGAAGTAGACACGGCTGTAGCCCAGCCAGGAACGACGATGCTGGTCGTGAACTCGATCTGCGGCTGTGCGGCAGGCAAGATGCGTCCGGGCGTTCGTCTCGCGATGCAGCATGGCACCAAGCCGGATCACGCAGTTACCGTATTCGCCGGGCAGGATCGTGAAGCGACCGAGCGGGCACGCAGCTACTTCGGCGGTCATCCGCCAACCTCGCCTGCGATTGCGATTCTTCGCGATGGTCAGCTTGTCTACCTGATGCAGCGCTCCGCTATCGAGACCTCGACGGCACCAGCGATCGCTCAGGAGTTGCAGCGCGCCTTCGACACCTACTGCGCTACGACCACAGCGTAA
- a CDS encoding sigma-54-dependent transcriptional regulator, producing the protein MSIQHHLPDPQNASAVAGAASEAIDSFYLAGNGVAMQRVRSQVQRIAPYFRMALITGEAGTGKETVARVLHAGSAGAGGPFVAWRAAKFVECLLGRDEGVALLQEAHGGTLFLEEIRGVPFAHQSVLLRMLQQQESRAQRYDIRIVAASQDELRPLMATGQFREDLYKRITAVEIGMTPLRRRVDDIATLATMMLRRTGVSAITGEALVRLGQHTWPGNVRELREVLELAAATAGGPVVEIGHLALPEERADEPEQTLERLEDVVQRHVLEVLTRCAGNKLKASEVLGISRSTLYRMLDARVGESELGG; encoded by the coding sequence ATGTCAATTCAACACCATCTCCCTGATCCTCAGAATGCCTCCGCAGTTGCGGGCGCGGCGTCTGAAGCGATCGACTCGTTTTATCTGGCCGGCAATGGCGTGGCAATGCAGCGTGTCCGGTCGCAGGTGCAGCGCATCGCTCCGTACTTCCGCATGGCGCTGATCACGGGCGAGGCTGGGACGGGCAAGGAGACCGTGGCGCGGGTTCTGCATGCAGGGAGCGCCGGTGCTGGCGGCCCGTTTGTGGCCTGGCGGGCGGCGAAGTTTGTGGAGTGTCTTCTGGGTCGGGACGAAGGTGTCGCCCTGTTGCAGGAGGCGCATGGCGGGACGCTTTTTCTCGAAGAGATTCGTGGCGTACCGTTTGCGCATCAGTCGGTGCTCTTGCGCATGCTGCAGCAGCAGGAGTCGCGTGCCCAGCGATACGACATCCGCATCGTCGCGGCAAGTCAGGACGAACTGCGGCCACTGATGGCGACGGGCCAGTTCCGCGAGGACTTGTACAAGCGCATTACCGCGGTAGAGATCGGCATGACGCCGCTGCGAAGGCGCGTGGACGATATCGCCACGCTGGCGACGATGATGCTGCGGCGCACGGGCGTAAGCGCCATTACGGGGGAGGCGCTGGTGCGGCTCGGACAGCATACGTGGCCGGGGAACGTCCGCGAGTTGCGAGAGGTGCTGGAGCTTGCCGCGGCGACCGCAGGGGGGCCGGTCGTCGAGATCGGCCACCTTGCGCTGCCCGAAGAGCGAGCGGATGAGCCGGAGCAGACCCTCGAGAGGCTCGAAGACGTCGTCCAACGTCATGTCCTCGAGGTGCTGACTCGATGCGCGGGCAATAAGCTCAAGGCGTCCGAGGTGCTGGGAATCAGCCGATCGACACTCTACCGGATGCTTGATGCGCGGGTCGGCGAGTCAGAGCTTGGGGGTTAG
- a CDS encoding DUF885 domain-containing protein: protein MKRVSVAGLGTAVVMCGLGSGVMQAQATASVVERTKALNSLLAEIWQDNLKHSPEFASSIGDNRYNDQLSDYSIQEVNASLSRGRTFIERLSQIDVTGLPEQDQVSDDLMLRSLIDAQEGAKFKEWEMPVNQFGGLHTDLPQMANRAPFETVKDYDDYIARLTKVPTAFSQITTNMQLGMDDGRMPPRMILDKVLVQTQAIAAGKASESPFAAPLKKFPKTMSAEDQKRIHDAMLQSIANDVQPAYARFAKFLSAQYIAKGRTEPGAWALPDGDAYYAYRVKQSTTLDKTPAEIHQIGLDEVKRDEAEMLVIVKKLGFADIKSFSAALKTNAKEHPASKEALLDAYRGHLAEMKPRLPELFGKLPKAPLEVVAVPAYMEKDQSAAYYDNGTPDGSRPGKVYVNTYNFAERSLAPVEAVSYHEGLPGHHLQISIAQELTGLPEFRKYSYYTAYTEGWGLYSERLGKEIGFYQDPYSDYGRLEADIWRAIRLVVDTGVHSKHWTRQQMVDFFHDHSAIDETNVQAETDRYIAWPAQALGYKMGQLKFLELRQKAQTALGPKFQLKEFHDVVIDSGALPMDVLEKQVDRWIAEKKKG from the coding sequence ATGAAGAGAGTTTCGGTCGCCGGACTGGGGACGGCAGTTGTGATGTGTGGGCTGGGCTCAGGCGTGATGCAGGCGCAGGCGACCGCTTCTGTGGTTGAGCGCACGAAGGCGCTGAACAGCCTGCTTGCGGAGATCTGGCAGGATAACCTGAAGCACTCGCCGGAGTTCGCCTCGTCGATTGGCGACAACCGCTATAACGACCAACTCTCGGATTACTCGATCCAGGAGGTAAACGCCTCTCTTTCGCGCGGACGGACGTTCATCGAGCGGCTATCGCAGATCGACGTGACGGGGCTGCCGGAACAGGATCAAGTGTCCGACGACCTGATGTTGCGCAGCCTGATTGATGCACAGGAAGGCGCGAAGTTCAAAGAGTGGGAGATGCCTGTCAACCAGTTCGGTGGCCTGCACACCGACCTGCCGCAGATGGCGAATCGTGCTCCGTTCGAGACGGTCAAAGACTACGACGACTACATTGCGCGGCTGACGAAGGTACCGACCGCCTTCTCGCAGATCACAACGAACATGCAGTTGGGCATGGACGATGGCAGAATGCCGCCGAGGATGATCCTCGACAAGGTGCTGGTGCAGACGCAGGCGATTGCCGCGGGTAAGGCTTCGGAGAGCCCGTTTGCGGCTCCGCTGAAGAAGTTTCCAAAGACAATGAGCGCCGAGGATCAGAAGCGCATTCACGACGCGATGCTGCAGTCGATTGCGAATGACGTACAGCCTGCCTATGCGCGCTTCGCGAAGTTTCTGAGTGCTCAATATATCGCCAAGGGACGCACGGAGCCGGGCGCGTGGGCGTTGCCGGACGGCGACGCTTACTACGCCTACCGTGTGAAGCAGAGCACGACGTTGGACAAGACACCGGCGGAGATTCACCAGATCGGGCTGGACGAGGTGAAGCGCGACGAGGCCGAGATGCTCGTGATCGTCAAGAAGCTTGGCTTCGCGGATATCAAGAGCTTCTCGGCAGCGCTGAAGACGAATGCGAAGGAGCATCCAGCCTCGAAAGAGGCGCTGCTTGACGCCTATCGCGGCCACCTCGCGGAGATGAAGCCGCGACTGCCGGAGCTATTCGGCAAACTGCCCAAGGCCCCGCTTGAGGTGGTTGCGGTGCCTGCTTACATGGAGAAGGACCAGTCTGCGGCGTACTACGACAATGGCACTCCCGATGGCAGCAGGCCGGGCAAGGTGTACGTAAACACCTACAACTTTGCAGAACGCTCGCTCGCTCCTGTGGAGGCCGTCTCGTACCACGAAGGCCTGCCTGGGCACCACCTGCAGATCTCGATCGCGCAGGAGTTGACCGGGCTGCCGGAGTTCCGCAAATACAGCTACTACACGGCGTACACGGAGGGTTGGGGGCTCTATAGCGAGCGGCTCGGTAAGGAGATCGGCTTCTACCAGGACCCCTACAGCGACTACGGTCGTCTGGAGGCAGATATCTGGCGGGCGATTCGGCTGGTGGTTGATACCGGCGTGCATTCAAAGCATTGGACACGGCAGCAGATGGTCGACTTCTTCCACGATCACTCGGCGATCGACGAGACGAATGTGCAGGCGGAGACGGATCGCTACATCGCGTGGCCGGCACAGGCGCTCGGCTACAAGATGGGACAGTTGAAGTTCCTCGAACTGCGGCAGAAGGCGCAGACGGCGCTCGGGCCGAAGTTCCAGCTGAAGGAGTTCCACGACGTCGTGATCGACTCGGGCGCGCTGCCGATGGATGTGCTGGAGAAGCAGGTGGATCGCTGGATCGCGGAGAAGAAGAAGGGCTAG
- the proC gene encoding pyrroline-5-carboxylate reductase has product MSEDVYEMVVPVAQASVLPGVRVAVLGAGKMGGILLQAFLKNNLIAPDQIFATVQHPDRALALSAQFGVTVTTDNLQAAMQADVILLGVKPLQVPAVVEQIRPALNTGKMLLSFAASVKTRSIEDAAGCELAVIRAMPNTPAMIAAGVTALCGGRFVSEQQMAVAQRIFQTVGRTVVVDEKHMDAVTGLSGSGPAFLYIIIEALAEAGVNVGLPRDVATLLAAQTTYGSARMVLETGYHPALLKDQVTTPAGCTVDGILELEEGGLRVTLIKAVKRATQRAKELAQG; this is encoded by the coding sequence ATGAGTGAAGATGTGTACGAGATGGTGGTTCCTGTGGCGCAGGCGTCCGTGTTGCCGGGCGTGCGGGTGGCGGTGCTGGGTGCGGGCAAGATGGGCGGCATCCTGCTACAGGCTTTCCTGAAGAACAACCTGATTGCGCCGGATCAGATCTTCGCAACGGTGCAGCACCCGGACCGGGCGCTGGCGCTGTCGGCACAATTCGGTGTCACGGTGACTACGGATAATCTGCAGGCGGCGATGCAAGCAGACGTGATCCTGCTTGGCGTAAAACCGCTGCAGGTGCCCGCGGTGGTTGAGCAGATACGTCCGGCGTTGAACACAGGCAAGATGCTGCTGTCGTTCGCGGCTTCGGTGAAGACGCGGAGCATTGAGGACGCGGCAGGATGTGAATTGGCCGTGATCCGCGCCATGCCGAATACCCCGGCGATGATCGCGGCGGGAGTTACCGCGTTGTGCGGCGGACGGTTTGTGTCGGAGCAGCAGATGGCCGTGGCTCAGCGGATCTTTCAGACGGTCGGCCGCACCGTCGTGGTCGATGAGAAGCATATGGATGCGGTGACCGGGCTGTCTGGCTCCGGACCGGCGTTCCTGTACATCATCATCGAGGCACTAGCGGAGGCGGGCGTAAACGTTGGCCTGCCGCGGGATGTGGCCACACTGCTGGCGGCGCAGACGACGTATGGCTCGGCGCGGATGGTGCTTGAGACGGGCTATCACCCGGCACTGCTGAAGGACCAGGTGACGACCCCGGCGGGTTGCACGGTCGACGGCATTCTGGAGTTGGAAGAGGGCGGACTCCGTGTGACGCTGATCAAGGCAGTGAAGCGGGCTACTCAGCGCGCGAAGGAACTAGCGCAGGGCTAG
- a CDS encoding COX15/CtaA family protein has translation MATAAVSRGTVAGPGTMRGVERFAWLVVGYNVLVILWGALVRATGSGAGCGNHWPLCNGQVIPLSPTVHTIVEFTHRCMTGGSLFMVLGLLVWTFRASVKGEAARVLAVVSTLLLLNEALLGALLVKLGYVTGNQSVGRMVLLSIHLSNTLLLLAALTLTAVLLKTRQRWAGLMRAKGLGWGVAGLVATLVVGVSGSMAALGDTLFPAASLQAAIAQDLSTASPWLLRLRGVHPVSAVLAAIFVAWLLVKARRMRAGGLVTVVLGLLVAQFVLGIADVLLLAPLWMQILHLLGADLYWVALVSLAAAVVRPRDGQFGTQVA, from the coding sequence ATGGCTACAGCGGCGGTGAGTCGAGGGACGGTGGCAGGGCCGGGGACGATGCGCGGCGTAGAGCGCTTTGCGTGGCTGGTCGTCGGGTACAACGTGCTTGTGATTCTGTGGGGAGCGCTGGTGCGGGCTACGGGGTCGGGTGCGGGTTGCGGCAACCATTGGCCTCTCTGTAACGGACAGGTAATTCCGCTATCGCCGACGGTCCACACGATTGTCGAATTTACGCATCGCTGCATGACCGGTGGGTCGCTGTTCATGGTGCTTGGGTTGCTGGTCTGGACCTTCCGGGCAAGCGTAAAAGGTGAGGCGGCGCGGGTGCTGGCGGTCGTGTCTACCCTGCTGCTCTTGAACGAGGCGCTGCTGGGTGCGCTGCTGGTGAAGCTTGGCTATGTGACGGGCAATCAGTCGGTGGGCCGGATGGTGCTGCTATCGATCCATCTGAGCAATACGTTGCTGCTGCTGGCAGCTCTGACGTTGACAGCGGTGCTGCTGAAGACGCGGCAGCGATGGGCTGGATTGATGCGGGCCAAAGGGCTCGGCTGGGGAGTTGCCGGGCTTGTGGCTACGCTGGTCGTTGGCGTAAGCGGGTCGATGGCGGCGCTGGGCGATACGCTCTTCCCTGCTGCCTCGCTGCAGGCGGCGATCGCGCAGGACCTGTCGACCGCGTCACCGTGGCTGCTGCGGTTGCGCGGCGTGCATCCAGTAAGCGCGGTGCTGGCGGCGATCTTTGTGGCGTGGCTGCTGGTGAAGGCTCGACGGATGCGGGCGGGTGGCCTGGTGACGGTGGTGCTTGGGCTGCTGGTAGCGCAATTTGTGCTGGGGATTGCGGATGTGCTGCTGCTGGCTCCGCTATGGATGCAGATCCTGCATCTGCTGGGTGCGGACCTTTACTGGGTGGCGCTGGTGTCATTGGCGGCGGCTGTGGTGCGGCCGCGCGACGGTCAGTTCGGGACACAGGTAGCTTGA
- a CDS encoding multicopper oxidase family protein — MLALTGAIAASVALPQITRAAEAADFSLEIAPFDLEVAAKKFVKTVAYNQQVPGPLLRMREGQPVTIDVANRSANDEIVHWHGLFLPSAVDGAMEEGTPMITPGGQARYTFTPRPAGFRWYHSHMLAGNDLKKALYSGQHGFLMIEPKENPTRYEQEVFLALHDWNGHLMGSGDGSMNPEYEVSTVNGRVLGFGEPVQVKPGTRVLFHILNASATEQHWIALAGHTFRVVALDGNAVPTPQAVPMLRLAPAERICAVVEMNHPGVWVLGEVRKHVQAAGMGVVIEYAGSTGAAKWEQPERLSWDYLQFGAAGAVKRVGVLEIPLVFTSKFAGHGALDRWAINGRSYPETDAVTLTQGKRYRLIFKNHSADDHPVHLHRHSFELRRLAGSAETQGIFKDVVLVGAGTEVEVEFTADNPGLTLFHCHQQDHMDMGFMMLLRYA; from the coding sequence ATGCTGGCACTGACTGGTGCGATAGCGGCTAGCGTGGCGCTGCCGCAAATAACGCGTGCTGCGGAGGCTGCGGACTTCTCACTTGAGATTGCGCCGTTTGACCTTGAAGTTGCGGCCAAGAAGTTCGTGAAGACAGTTGCGTATAACCAGCAGGTGCCCGGACCGCTGCTTCGGATGAGAGAGGGTCAGCCGGTGACGATCGACGTGGCGAACCGGTCGGCAAACGACGAGATTGTGCATTGGCATGGACTCTTTCTACCGTCGGCGGTGGACGGCGCGATGGAAGAAGGGACGCCAATGATCACTCCGGGTGGCCAGGCGCGCTACACCTTTACGCCGCGGCCTGCGGGATTTCGCTGGTATCACAGCCATATGCTGGCAGGAAACGATCTCAAGAAGGCGCTGTACAGCGGGCAGCATGGTTTCCTGATGATCGAGCCGAAGGAGAATCCGACGCGGTATGAGCAGGAGGTCTTTCTCGCACTGCATGACTGGAACGGCCACCTGATGGGCAGCGGCGATGGTTCGATGAACCCAGAGTATGAGGTATCCACCGTCAACGGGCGGGTGCTTGGGTTCGGTGAACCGGTGCAGGTCAAGCCCGGGACGCGGGTGCTCTTCCACATCCTGAACGCGAGCGCAACGGAGCAGCATTGGATTGCGTTGGCGGGGCATACGTTTCGAGTCGTGGCGCTGGACGGCAATGCCGTGCCGACACCGCAGGCGGTGCCGATGCTGCGACTCGCACCGGCGGAACGGATATGCGCCGTAGTCGAGATGAATCACCCTGGAGTGTGGGTGCTGGGCGAGGTGCGGAAGCACGTCCAGGCGGCTGGCATGGGCGTCGTCATCGAGTATGCAGGAAGCACGGGTGCGGCGAAGTGGGAGCAGCCCGAGCGCCTGAGTTGGGACTACCTGCAGTTTGGAGCGGCGGGGGCGGTGAAGCGTGTGGGTGTCCTGGAGATTCCGCTGGTGTTTACGTCGAAGTTTGCGGGCCATGGGGCGCTGGATCGATGGGCGATCAATGGCAGGTCTTACCCGGAGACGGATGCGGTAACCCTGACACAGGGCAAGCGCTATCGGTTGATCTTCAAAAACCACAGCGCGGACGATCATCCGGTACACCTGCACCGGCATAGCTTTGAATTGCGGCGGTTGGCGGGCAGCGCGGAGACACAGGGGATCTTTAAGGATGTGGTGCTGGTAGGCGCGGGCACCGAGGTCGAGGTAGAGTTTACGGCAGATAACCCAGGGCTGACGCTGTTCCACTGCCATCAGCAGGATCATATGGATATGGGCTTCATGATGCTGCTGCGGTACGCATGA